Part of the Mya arenaria isolate MELC-2E11 chromosome 8, ASM2691426v1 genome, tatattttccaaaaaatatcaaaagtaacCTTATACTTATAAAGCATAAATTCTATTTAATAATTCGTGGGGAAAATTGTgttaatataaaagtttaataatttcatttcttttagaACAAGATCGGTGACACATACAACCAATTAAACTGAATAGTTGTCGCATTTTATTCTGCCTAACAACGCATCACATGACCTATTTATTATCACAGGACTTTGATCGGCTGCACCTGTCATCGTTTACAATACAGTATACATGGATGTAGGTTTACCGCATATGCATGATGTCAGCATCCGGAGTAGGTGCTCTACATGTATAACGGTGCCAATGGAATGCTTTTCATTGGAAcaaattgcttttttttttagtttcaagTTCAAGTAAGCATTGTTCATGTCCCAGTATTGGATAAAATACCCAAGAAAAGACCCCTGCTCATCTATTAGGGCATACATGTTTAACAGGACATGGTATGGTTTTCCAGTTCTTCAAAGCCAGCAACAATAGGCTTATTTTACCTTTAGCTCCCTTTTTAAAATGTGGCACAAACCCTAattatgatatacattttttatcttggctaaattaatgtttttatcatatcTGCAAACCGTCCAGTGGTCAAACCTTTGATCCCTGCTTGCACGTCACTACTGGCCTGCACAGCATATTTTAATCAGAATCTTTCGTGTTCAAATCGTTAGGTTCTTTGACATCATGACTGTCTGTATTCTTAAAATGGACCATATAAAACAATTGTGGTCCTCTCAACACATCACAATATTCAATCCCACTTATGCACAGGAGTGCTGTATGGCCCATATTTAAGGCTAGAAGAAGTTATGCAGCAAGTCAAAGGACAGATACTTTGAACCCCTGCTTGCCAGTCAGATGCAATAGTCACTAGGCCTACAGGCCTGTATACGATGTTGCATACCGAGACTGACCTCTGCCGTTATCACCATCCTCCATGATGTGTGTGTATACAGTGTCTTTTTTTCAAgttcaataaaagaaaagtcATTTTTTACTCGAGTATCACTTATAAATTGATGTTACTGTAGGATGACTAAATtgaattttacaaattaaacccAGTAAAATTGTCCCAGTCACGAAGTAAACTTTTCATGTTAATATGGCAGCCATGCTAGATGATACCACTGTAGAATGAAATAAGCAAATTACCCCCTTCTAACATCAAGTCCTGGAATCTGCAGATTTCAGATACAAGGctttttaagggttttaaataaaaatttgaaTAACATGTAATTATGTCTCAAGGTGTAAATACCATTTTCACACTAAACACTGTACATTTACTTATCTTTCCTGTGCAAGAAACTACCAAAAAATGTATCACaaaagaagataaaaaaaacaagtcaaTTGTCTGCTAGCTTTACCAAAATTAGGGTCAGGCGCAAAAAGAAATGAGTAGGTTGGGAACTGGAAACAAACAGTGTTTTGTTACTCTGATACGTAATTTCTGTTGCTTATCTTTTGCAGGAATAACAGTTCCTGTTTTGTACTTTGTCGACCCTCAGACAAGCACTTTCTATATGGAGGAAATAACTAACTCTCAGACAGTGCGGGACTATATTGTGGATTTACAGAAAAATGACCCGGAACTAGCTATTAAAAAATTAACTCCCCTTGCTGGAAAGCTTGGAAGCATTCTTGGCAAAATGCATAGCGGTAAAATAATACATGGGGACTTGACAACCTCCAACATGCTACTTAGAGGTGACCCAGAAAACTTGGACATTGTAATGATTGACTTTGGACTCAGTTTTGCAGAGGGTCTCCCAGAAGATAAAGGAGTGGATTTGTATGTGTTTGAGAGGGCCCTTCTCAGTACACATCCAAACACTGAGGACCTGTTCACAGAAGTTATGGAAGCATACAAGAAAGCTAATGTCAAAGAGGCCAATGATGTCATAAGTAAACTGGATGAGGTCAGAATGAGGGGAAGGAAAAGAACTATGGTCGGATAGTGTACTAAAGagtatatttcatattaacTTAAGTATATAATACTGTACACATGTTTAATTCTTTATGCTGCGCAAACTTGTCTGATTAACAAACACTGTGTATATTTtctaaatgataataaaaaggCAGCCAGCTATATTCAGTGCTTGACTTTGTTACCCAGTtaaatgacattcttattcaaagtcaatgcatacacatgcataacaaacataattttgagtgataaacctttaactacttactaaatgatgcatttatggaaaacataaATTGCCGACAACAAGAcagtaaccatgtatttaatagctgaaaacgtaaaaatattaaatgataggtgagtgctaaaagatttaccgtgatctactattgtttcataaggtagaaattccGTGTTTTCGGcacctttcaaatgaaacttggtatacatgttacCAAAGACAATATATGCACTTTTTCAGTGATGCCCATAATTTTGGCTGTAACAACtgtcgagttatgccccttttacaaCTGTAAAATAACAGGCAAGCTTACGCTGTggcgcttttatttttaaatgccaGCATGGGACTAATAGCAGAGTGTTTTcatacacaaaatgaaaaatgtaaccCCAAAATTATTGCTTTCATTATTTAACTATTGCAATATCATAACCtggaaatgtaaaaaaaattggaacTGCATATtaaacatcaacttttgaaTTGTCAGTATgacaaataaatacttttactaGATATTTACAgtctaaaaaatgttttataaaactagAACCTCATCACTtctaacaataacaaaaatatacgtACAATCACAGAGAATAAGAAAGAATGAATTGACCGTGTCGTAAATCATCACAAAATACCAAATATAccatacatatttacataaacaggataaattaaatatataaaactaatcCAGTTGTGTCCATTTATATCAACAACACATTGGTATCTATTCGCAAACATCATCAGAGTTAACATGAACTGTTTCTGGATCAATATCATGAAAAGTCTATATTAATGACATGATCATCatgattgtaaaatatatttgggACAATTGTAAAAGATATTTGGGACTATCATGCATCTCTGTCAGTGGCAGTTGTTACAGTTAGGATGACACATTACACCATTCACTCGACACTTGCAGCCTCCTGATATGTCACCATTACCCTGAAAATGCAAGAAGTAAgcttctgaataaataatgtaaagtGTAGTAGaaaaaactgaaatgaatgCTTTTACTGGTTGTTTGATGGACAATTGGTGACTGGTAAATTACATGTGCAAATTGCAGCGAATAGCTTAATGaatcaattttattataatttgaattCACATTCTATGGAAAATTGAGCATATCACCAGTCAATGAAACTAGACTTTTAGATAAACAAGCCCAAACACTAGTGCTTGGCATCAAACAAATTCAAGAAGCCCTtctatataaaatccagaaaCTGAACAAGCCCGGAATGCATTTTACAGGTGGAGGGTTTGCTGGTTTGTgcttatttcgaccactggaTCAGACCCTGGATAAGAGGCCTGAGAAGGTCTTGGGTTCATTCTCCAGTTAGATATTTCATCATCTTTTCTATCATCAATGCAGTCAGTTAataaatgtaacatattttcAGACCTAACTACCTACATAATTAACAGGCTTTAGAAATAGATGTATTAGGTTGAAAATATAGAACAAGCCCAACAGATTCTTTACCAGGGTCATACTTGCCACCCATGTCACGCATTTGCAAGTATGTACGTACCATGGGTCCCCATCTGGCCTGCTTTGTGACCCAGCAGATCTCTGTTTTACAGATGGAACACATAATCCAATCACAGCCCTCCTTCTTCATCACTATCACctgttcagaaaaaaaaataaacataatgtattAAGGATTGACAAAAGTTCTGTTTAACatgtactgtgaaatcataaatATCCATGGAACTTTAATTTTCGCGAAGTTGGCTTATTCAAAatccaaacaattttttatgaGGTTATATAGAATATACATGGTCACAGTATACAATTTGTAAGTACCTAAAtcatagtttatattattattaatgttttatattatatattctttattgtGCTTCTCTTTCTGTATCTGGCTACTTGTATCTTCTATGATTGTCTTTTCTAAATCAGACACCTTGACTGTGTTTTCAAAGTTTGCAAAAACACTTAATTGACATTCAATGgcttcactattttatatttttgatgcATATTGTCCCATTGTAGTAAGTGTCATAAACTGCTTGATGTAGATGAAACATAGCACCAGGTCGGCACAGGATCTTGCAGATGTTTTAGGATCACAGATTTGATTATTTGTTGcttttttctccaaaaaaatgaaaatccactaATTTTAGTACCCACAAAATTGTCTTTTTTCGGAAAACCATGAAATTTCAAGCCCACATATATTGATTTCACAATATCTTAGCCGGGTTATAGAATGGGGAAACCAGGTAGGCGGGTGTtgttgacaatttattttttcgtGTCATTTATACAAAAGTTTGAATTATTGTCTTCATGAAACATGTTCAGTCTAGTTTTCAACTTGATATTTAAGACCAactggtcaaaaactaggtcactaacTCAAACAATTCAAGTTTCTTACTGCTTTCACATATTCATCATACTCAAGGACCGTGCATGGCGGTGCAcagatttttgttttacaaattttggTTGCATTGATCCACTAATACAAGAATCAAATTTGGGGTTCAAAAGGACCATAAtcatacaaatatgttcatgaacatttttagttttacaaTGAAGGAACTGTGCAATTGTatatcaaacaattaaaaaagatgataaattttcaaaatattcaagattgctgccaaatgtattaaaatgttaaatttatagtgaattttctatttgttttgaTGGTTTGTCAAAAATTAAAGGTCCTACTGACTCCAGTTTAATCTTCtgcgacaattttttttaagagACCAAACAATACATGATCAactatactatatatatttcGATCAATCACACTACCTGCAAGGCTGTACAAATGGCTATGCTTGTACTTGTTCCTTCTAAGATAATGCCTGAATCATTAAGCTGTCAGAAGCATGTCATATCATGCAATTAGTCCAATATGTTACTGCTATGACAATGCTGTGGTAAACCAAGCAGGCAATGTCATAtaccataatatatatatatatatatatatatatatatatatatatatatatatatatatatatatatatatatatatatatattgtaatgtgTCACGTATTGTTGGACTAAGTCAAGATATTTGTCATAATAGATCCCACCGTAGCCAAAGCGATGAACATCTTATAAAACAGTGCTTACTGCGTAGCAATATgtcagttattcatttttatatttaaaaaatatatacacacaatatACAGTCTTAACTATGAATGCATGTGacaatcttgttttgtttaattaatgcCAAGTTTGTGTCAAGGTTAACATATTTACATGATGATAACTTTACCAAGGCAATGAGTATCCCAGACATTTTCTATATCTATAAAGATATCAATCATCCGTTCACAAAGACATGTAGTAGACCTGGTTTGAGTGATTCAACTGATTACCTAAGTATGAGCCATATGGCATATACAGTGTGTGTGATGTTGGAAGTTACCTTGCACTGCGGGCAGTTCATGGCTTCTCCGTCATCAAGCATCTTCTTGATCATGATCTTAGTCTGGCTTGCCGCTTTGTCGTTGGTTGATCTGGCGTTAAGATCGTCCTGGTACTGCTTACAGTTCATCCCTAGATAGGAAGAGAcgtgttttattattatgttccATGTTTCATAATagcaatatcatttaaaaaaaattaacgttTCTATGCTAACATGAACGTTTTTCATGTCCAAGCCGTTGTAAGCAACACCAAGGCTCtaacaatagtttcatttttctATAGGCTAAGAATGTAACTTTCATGATAGTCTTCTATGCATATATTGTAGTTACAAATATGCGTTCAGTCTTTTGCACTGTTCCCTCCacacagtttttttatattcattttatttaatttaaaatcagaAAACACTTGATGAGTTATCATCAAACACAAGATCTACATACCTGTGTGTATAGCTTTACACGTAAGGCAGTTCTCTATGCCGCAGACCTGACACACGAAGAAATTTACAAGGTCCTCGTAGATGCACCATCCGGGGCAGTCCATTGTCTTGCAGTGGAAGCTGTTATTTGCCTGACTCTCTGCTGTTGATAGGCTTCTTGCTAGATATTTCCCGTACAGCTCCGCATTTACAAGCTGGGGAGGTAATCAATAAAAACAGTTCAAAGCCAATAGGCAGTGTTTATCAAAACTACAGTTTGCAAACctagttgttttgttttcaggcTAGG contains:
- the LOC128243412 gene encoding EKC/KEOPS complex subunit TP53RK-like codes for the protein MEREFLKQGAEAKVYRENFYGRPCISKQRFSKAYRHQILDKSLTLQRLKSEIRAMNKCRNLGITVPVLYFVDPQTSTFYMEEITNSQTVRDYIVDLQKNDPELAIKKLTPLAGKLGSILGKMHSGKIIHGDLTTSNMLLRGDPENLDIVMIDFGLSFAEGLPEDKGVDLYVFERALLSTHPNTEDLFTEVMEAYKKANVKEANDVISKLDEVRMRGRKRTMVG